Proteins from one Triticum aestivum cultivar Chinese Spring chromosome 7A, IWGSC CS RefSeq v2.1, whole genome shotgun sequence genomic window:
- the LOC123154697 gene encoding berberine bridge enzyme-like Cyn d 4, translating into MANSRAFALVPLLICVLSCHAAVSYAAAPVPAKEDFFGCLVKAIPARLLYAKSSPDFPTVLAQTIRNSRWSSPQNVKPLYIITPTNASHIQSAVVCGRRHAVRLRVRSGGHDYEGLSYRSERPEAFAVVDLNKMRAVLVDAKARTAWVDSGAQLGELYYGIAKNSPVLAFPAGVCPTIGVGGNFAGGGFGMLLRKYGIAAENVIDVKVVDANGTLLDKSSMSADHFWAVRGGGGESFGIVVSWQVNLLPVPPTVTVFQIPKTVREGAVELINKWQLVAPALPDDLMIRIIAFGDTAKFEGMYLGTCKTLTPLMSSKFPELGMNASHCNEMPWIKSVPFIHLGKQATLFDLLNRNNTFRPFAEYKSDYVYQPVPKTVWAQIFVWLVKPGAGIMVMDPYGAAISATPEAATPFPHRKGVLFNIQYVNYWFDEAGGAAPLQWSKDMYRFMEPYVSKNPRQAYANYRDLDLGRNEVVNDVSTYASGKVWGEKYFKGNFQRLAITKAKVDPQDYFRNEQSIPPLLAK; encoded by the coding sequence ATGGCGAACTCGAGGGCCTTTGCTCTGGTGCCCCTCCTCATCTGCGTCTTGTCCTGCCACGCCGCCGTATCCTACGCGGCGGCGCCGGTGCCGGCCAAGGAGGACTTCTTCGGATGCCTGGTGAAGGCGATACCGGCCCGCCTCCTCTACGCCAAGAGCTCGCCTGACTTCCCCACCGTCCTGGCGCAGACCATCAGGAACTCCCGGTGGTCGTCGCCGCAAAACGTGAAGCCGCTCTACATCATCACCCCCACCAACGCCTCCCACATCCAGTCTGCGGTGGTGTGCGGCCGCCGGCACGCCGTTCGCCTCCGCGTGCGGAGCGGCGGCCACGACTACGAGGGCCTGTCGTATCGGTCCGAGCGCCCTGAGGCGTTCGCCGTCGTCGACCTCAACAAGATGCGGGCCGTGCTGGTCGACGCCAAGGCTCGCACGGCGTGGGTGGACTCCGGTGCGCAGCTCGGCGAGCTCTACTACGGCATCGCCAAGAACAGCCCCGTGCTCGCGTTCCCGGCCGGCGTTTGCCCCACCATTGGTGTAGGAGGCAACTTCGCCGGCGGCGGCTTCGGCATGCTGCTGCGCAAGTACGGCATCGCCGCCGAGAACGTCATCGACGTGAAGGTGGTCGACGCCAACGGCACACTGCTGGACAAGAGCTCCATGAGCGCGGACCACTTCTGGGCcgtcaggggcggcggcggcgagagcttCGGCATCGTGGTGTCGTGGCAGGTGAATCTCCTCCCGGTGCCTCCCACCGTGACCGTGTTCCAGATCCCCAAGACGGTGAGAGAAGGCGCCGTAGAGCTCATCAACAAGTGGCAGCTGGTCGCGCCGGCCCTCCCCGACGACCTCATGATCCGCATCATCGCTTTCGGCGACACCGCCAAGTTCGAGGGCATGTACCTGGGCACCTGCAAAACCCTGACGCCGCTGATGAGCAGCAAATTCCCCGAGCTCGGCATGAACGCCTCGCACTGCAACGAGATGCCCTGGATCAAGTCCGTCCCCTTCATCCACCTCGGCAAGCAGGCCACCCTCTTCGACCTCCTCAACCGCAACAACACCTTCAGGCCCTTCGCCGAGTACAAGTCCGACTACGTCTACCAGCCCGTCCCCAAGACCGTGTGGGCGCAGATCTTCGTCTGGCTCGTAAAACCCGGTGCGGGGATCATGGTCATGGACCCCTACGGCGCCGCCATCAGCGCCACCCCCGAGGCGGCCACGCCGTTCCCGCACCGCAAGGGCGTCCTCTTCAACATCCAGTACGTCAACTACTGGTTCGACGAGGCAGGCGGCGCCGCGCCGCTGCAGTGGAGCAAGGACATGTACAGGTTCATGGAGCCGTACGTGAGCAAGAACCCCAGGCAGGCCTACGCCAACTACAGGGACCTCGACCTCGGCAGGAACGAGGTGGTGAACGACGTCTCCACCTACGCCAGCGGCAAGGTGTGGGGCGAGAAGTACTTCAAGGGCAACTTCCAAAGGCTCGCCATCACCAAGGCCAAGGTGGATCCTCAGGACTACTTCAGGAACGAGCAGAGCATCCCGCCGCTGCTGGCCAAGTAG
- the LOC123154698 gene encoding uncharacterized protein, producing MCRGTVDDLRPLGPRRLDVRAFYLRLSSSSSHASTSPLPAELTLVYLPAIGGAALELAGRVLPPACPAEANLLRVRGVADDAPAYASADRVSAPEGARFEVYAGKELAAEGAFFARRRLDGGGWRVECRRPAGSRSHTRVAEVLVLAEGGVLIRARARAARRARCATPLEGIPEEEDASSWGSCECGGACGDEWQMVGDSSSDDDDGDESKEEEVEAETMRWALEMGAWAVCVGVGLLATARRFSRRRAALR from the coding sequence ATGTGCAGAGGGACGGTGGACGACCTCCGCCCGCTCGGGCCCCGGCGGCTCGACGTGCGCGCCTTCTACCtccgcctctcctcctcctcctcccacgcaTCCACGTCGCCGCTGCCCGCGGAGCTCACGCTCGTCTACCTCCCGGCCATCGGCGGCGCCGCGCTGGAGCTGGCCGGCCGCGTGCTCCCGCCGGCGTGCCCCGCCGAGGCCAACCTCCTGCGCGTCCGCGGCGTGGCCGACGACGCGCCGGCGTACGCGAGCGCCGACCGCGTCTCGGCCCCCGAGGGCGCGCGCTTCGAGGTGTACGCCGGGAAGGAGCTCGCGGCGGAGGGCGCCTTCTTCGCGCGGCGCCGGCTCGACGGAGGAGGGTGGCGCGTCGAGTGCCGCCGGCCGGCCGGGTCGCGCTCGCAcacgcgggtggcggaggtgctggTCCTCGCGGAGGGCGGCGTGCTCATAAGGGCCAGGGCTAGGGCGGCGAGGCGGGCCCGGTGCGCGACGCCGCTCGAGGGGATACCGGAGGAGGAGGATGCGTCCTCGTGGGGGTCGTGCGAGTGCGGTGGGGCTTGCGGGGACGAGTGGCAGATGGTCGGAGACAGCAGCagcgatgatgacgacggcgacgagtcgaaggaggaggaggtggaggccgagACGATGCGGTGGGCGCTGGAGATGGGCGCCTGGGCGGTGTGCGTCGGGGTCGGCCTGCTCGCCACCGCCCGCCGGTTCAGCCGGAGGAGGGCCGCGCTCCGGTGA
- the LOC123154699 gene encoding G-type lectin S-receptor-like serine/threonine-protein kinase B120 — MACIPILILLSLSSFCKSDDQLTYAKPLTSGNTLVSKGGDFALGFFSPTSSNRTLYLGIWYHNIPKHTVVWVANRNKPITSSVSAELAISNTSGLILSDSQGQTVWATNNKITAGDTGVTAVILDTGNLVLRSSNGTDIWQSFDHPTDTVLPGMRFVLSYKDRVVGRLVAWKGPDDPSDGDFSFGLDPSSKLQVVIWHGTRLYCRTMVRNSITVSGGPYRSNTSSILYQTATDIGDEYYAMYTVSDGSPYARAMLDYTGKMKTLSWSNSSSSWTVIGEVPTACEFYSSCGSFGYCDFSGTVQKCQCLDGYELDDLDFSRGCRRMEPLKCGKPNHFVALPVMKVPANFLHIKNRSFDQCAAECSSNCSCTAYAYANLSSDGTYEDPSRCLVWTGELVDTWKFSNNGENLYLRLADSPDQKNNNLVKVVTPTIGSLVILSCIAFVTVCIYRGKWRNKEIEQRQMLRYASSSNEIGGEYVEFPFVSFEDIATATDNFSDSNQIGRGGFGKVYKGLLEGGKEVAVKRLSEGSRQGIAEFKNEIVLFAKLQHKNLVRLLGCSIHGDERLLIYEYLPNKSLDAFLFGAARQSVLDWPTRFKIIKGVARGLLYLHQDSRLTIIHRDLKASNILLHTKMNPKISDFGMARIFGENQQHARTTRVVGTYGYMSPEYVMGGAFSVKSDIYSFGVLLLEIVSGFKISSSELTTNFSNLIAYAWRLWEDGNAAELVESSVLERCPLEEAVRCIHVGLLCVQNHPDDRPLMSSVIFMLENGSALVPAPKKPAYYALGNCEVGQATEQMEKSMNGISITTLDGR, encoded by the exons ATGGCCTGCATCCCCATTTTGATTCTACTATCCTTGAGTTCATTCTGCAAATCCGATGACCAGCTCACATATGCAAAGCCACTCACATCAGGCAACACTCTCGTCTCCAAGGGAGGGGACTTTGCGCTTGGCTTCTTCTCCCCAACCAGCTCCAACCGTACCCTCTACCTTGGCATATGGTACCACAACATCCCCAAACACACAGTTGTTTGGGTTGCAAACCGCAACAAACCAATCACCTCCTCTGTTTCTGCAGAGCTTGCCATCAGCAACACTTCTGGGCTGATCTTGTCCGACTCCCAAGGCCAAACTGTTTGGGCAACCAACAACAAAATCACCGCTGGAGATACCGGAGTTACTGCAGTGATCCTCGACACAGGCAACTTGGTCCTCCGGTCATCGAACGGCACAGACATATGGCAAAGCTTTGATCACCCGACGGACACCGTCCTTCCTGGCATGAGGTTCGTGCTAAGTTATAAAGACCGTGTGGTTGGGCGTCTTGTTGCTTGGAAGGGCCCTGACGACCCTTCCGATGGAGATTTTTCTTTTGGCCTTGACCCCAGTTCAAAACTTCAGGTAGTAATTTGGCATGGAACTAGGTTGTACTGCCGCACCATGGTTCGGAACAGTATAACTGTAAGTGGAGGACCATATCGGAGCAACACGAGCTCCATCCTTTACCAAACAGCCACTGACATAGGAGACGAGTACTACGCTATGTATACAGTCTCCGATGGCTCACCATATGCGCGTGCGATGCTTGACTACACTGGAAAAATGAAGACATTGAGTTGGAGCAACTCCTCGTCTTCATGGACAGTCATCGGCGAGGTCCCCACTGCCTGCGAGTTCTACTCCTCGTGTGGCTCATTCGGCTATTGTGATTTCAGTGGAACTGTCCAAAAATGCCAGTGCCTTGATGGGTACGAGCTTGATGATCTTGACTTCTCCAGAGGATGTCGGAGAATGGAACCTCTGAAATGTGGAAAGCCAAATCATTTTGTGGCTTTGCCTGTGATGAAGGTCCCTGCCAACTTCTTGCACATCAAGAACAGAAGTTTCGACCAATGCGCGGCTGAGTGCAGCAGCAATTGCTCATGTACAGCATATGCATATGCCAACTTGAGCAGTGATGGCACTTATGAAGACCCGTCAAGGTGCTTAGTCTGGACAGGGGAGCTTGTTGACACATGGAAGTTCAGCAACAATGGCGAGAATTTGTACCTCCGGCTTGCTGACTCTCCAG ATCAAAAGAACAACAATTTGGTAAAGGTTGTAACCCCGACTATTGGAAGCCTGGTGATACTGTCATGCATAGCCTTTGTAACGGTATGCATATACAGAG GCAAGTGGCGAAACAAGGAAATCGAACAAAGACAGATGTTAAGATATGCCAGCTCTTCAAATGAAATTGGAGGCGAATATGTGGAGTTTCCCTTTGTTAGCTTCGAAGACATTGCTACAGCAACGGATAATTTCTCTGACTCCAACCAAATTGGAAGGGGAGGTTTCGGCAAAGTTTACAAG GGACTGCTGGAAGGTGGCAAGGAAGTTGCTGTCAAAAGGCTTAGTGAGGGTTCTAGGCAAGGTATTGCGGAGTTTAAGAATGAAATAGTTCTATTTGCTAAATTGCAGCATAAGAACTTAGTCAGACTTCTTGGCTGCTCCATTCACGGAGATGAGAGGTTACTGATCTATGAATACTTACCCAACAAAAGTTTGGATGCTTTCCTTTTTG GTGCTGCAAGACAATCTGTGCTTGATTGGCCCACACGGTTTAAGATAATTAAAGGTGTAGCAAGAGGGCTTCTTTATCTCCACCAAGATTCACGATTAACTATCATTCATAGAGATCTCAAAGCAAGTAACATTTTATTGCATACAAAAATGAATCCCAAAATATCAGATTTCGGTATGGCAAGGATCTTTGGTGAAAACCAGCAGCATGCAAGGACTACGCGAGTTGTTGGTACATA TGGTTACATGTCACCAGAATATGTGATGGGAGGTGCCTTTTCTGTAAAATCAGACATTTATAGCTTTGGTGTACTTCTCTTGGAGATTGTAAGTGGTTTCAAGATCAGCTCATCAGAACTCACGACCAACTTCTCCAACCTTATAGCTTAT GCATGGAGGCTATGGGAAGACGGAAACGCCGCAGAATTGGTGGAATCATCTGTCTTAGAGAGGTGTCCTCTAGAAGAAGCTGTACGGTGCATTCATGTAGGACTCTTGTGTGTTCAAAACCATCCTGATGATCGCCCCCTAATGTCATCTGTTATATTCATGTTGGAGAACGGAAGTGCGCTGGTTCCAGCACCAAAGAAACCCGCGTATTATGCTCTAGGTAATTGTGAAGTCGGACAAGCGACAGAACAGATGGAAAAATCTATGAATGGGATAAGCATCACAACTCTAGATGGCCGTTAG